The following proteins are co-located in the Paraburkholderia phytofirmans PsJN genome:
- a CDS encoding methyl-accepting chemotaxis protein, which yields MKAVSLGSQTGAGFVPGGEAAGKPPRGQSSRSRAVRLKGLSVKAMLRLAFAVLLVGTLLIGVFSLTQISRLNASAQSIYDQGHVASRAAEEARGHMLRASRAQKMLLTATTAKERDELGTDIEAGLSGLAAQLGTLQQYVDTSDAKAVDQQKKFAAAVTVWSGHLRDFVTLVKAQPLDLSQMNWQVGTQDVSLLVETGKLEKMVDELVAQRGKAAKATIEASGFIYHSSFVMLAVATLGLIVLAFGISEWVVRRLAGQLGGEPAYAKEIASRIAAGDLSVEIALGRKDKSSMLFALQDMQSGLATTVADIASSADAIATASGEISMGNLDLSQRTEQQAMALERTASSMEQLTSTVRQNADNAKQASTLANNASEIAEKGGAVVSRVVATMNEINDSARSIGDIIGVIEGIAFQTNILALNAAVEAARAGEEGRGFSVVAAEVRNLAQRSAAAAKEIKGLISTSVERVSNGSTLAQDAGQTMDEVVKAVKRVTDIMGEISAASSEQSAGIEEINLAVTQMDSGTQQNAALVEEATAAARSLDDQARGLKVMVGKFRL from the coding sequence ATGAAAGCAGTTTCGCTGGGAAGCCAGACGGGCGCGGGATTCGTACCGGGGGGAGAAGCGGCGGGCAAGCCGCCGCGTGGCCAGAGCAGCCGCTCGCGGGCGGTGAGGCTCAAGGGATTGTCGGTGAAGGCGATGTTGCGCCTCGCTTTCGCCGTGCTGCTGGTCGGCACGCTGCTGATCGGCGTGTTCTCGCTGACCCAGATTAGCCGTCTGAATGCGTCGGCCCAATCGATCTACGATCAGGGGCATGTCGCGAGCCGTGCCGCCGAAGAAGCGCGCGGCCACATGCTGCGCGCGAGCCGCGCGCAAAAAATGCTGCTCACCGCTACCACCGCGAAGGAGCGCGATGAACTCGGCACCGACATCGAGGCGGGCTTAAGCGGTCTCGCCGCGCAACTCGGCACGCTGCAACAGTACGTCGACACGTCCGACGCGAAGGCCGTCGATCAGCAAAAGAAATTCGCCGCCGCCGTGACCGTGTGGAGCGGGCATCTGCGCGACTTCGTGACGCTCGTGAAAGCGCAGCCGCTCGACCTCTCGCAGATGAACTGGCAGGTCGGCACGCAGGATGTGTCGCTGCTGGTCGAAACCGGCAAGCTTGAAAAAATGGTCGATGAACTCGTCGCGCAGCGCGGCAAGGCGGCCAAGGCGACCATCGAGGCGTCGGGCTTTATTTACCACTCGTCGTTCGTGATGCTCGCGGTGGCGACGCTCGGGCTGATCGTGCTCGCGTTCGGCATCAGCGAGTGGGTGGTGCGGCGGCTCGCCGGCCAGCTTGGCGGCGAGCCGGCGTATGCAAAGGAAATTGCCAGCCGGATCGCGGCGGGCGATCTGTCGGTCGAAATCGCGCTGGGTCGCAAGGACAAGTCGAGCATGCTGTTCGCGCTGCAGGACATGCAAAGCGGGCTCGCCACGACGGTCGCCGACATTGCGTCGAGCGCCGATGCGATTGCGACGGCGTCGGGTGAGATTTCGATGGGCAATCTGGACCTGTCGCAGCGCACCGAGCAGCAGGCCATGGCGCTCGAACGCACCGCGAGCAGCATGGAGCAGTTGACATCGACGGTTCGCCAGAACGCCGATAACGCGAAGCAGGCGAGCACGCTGGCCAACAACGCGTCGGAAATCGCGGAGAAGGGCGGTGCCGTGGTGAGCCGCGTGGTCGCGACGATGAACGAGATCAACGATAGCGCGCGCAGTATCGGCGACATCATCGGCGTGATTGAAGGGATTGCGTTTCAGACCAATATTCTGGCGCTGAACGCGGCGGTCGAGGCTGCGCGGGCGGGCGAGGAAGGGCGCGGTTTTTCGGTGGTGGCTGCCGAGGTGCGCAATCTGGCTCAGCGTAGTGCCGCTGCCGCGAAAGAGATCAAGGGGTTGATCAGCACGTCGGTGGAGCGTGTCAGCAATGGCTCGACCCTGGCTCAGGACGCTGGGCAGACCATGGATGAAGTGGTCAAGGCGGTGAAGCGCGTGACCGACATCATGGGGGAGATTTCTGCGGCTTCCTCCGAGCAGAGCGCCGGGATCGAGGAGATAAATCTTGCCGTGACGCAGATGGATTCTGGGACGCAGCAGAATGCTGCGTTGGTGGAGGAGGCTACCGCTGCTGCCAGGTCGTTGGATGATCAGGCGCGGGGGTTGAAGGTGATGGTGGGGAAATTCCGGCTGTGA
- a CDS encoding MFS transporter: METSLDKSALAGGAGTGTGSAAAAQPAAKAQRTVYSVLGAISFSHLLNDMIQSLILAIYPMLKDNFSLSFGQIGLITLTYQITASLLQPLVGSYTDKHPKPYSLPVGMGFTLAGLLLMSVAPSFGVLLVAAALVGCGSSVFHPESSRVARMASGGRHGLAQSLFQVGGNAGSSLGPLLAALIVIPHGQRSIAWFSVAALVAIVVLTQIGRWYKAHPSVKKARSVAGHATLSRNKVMFAMGVLILLVFSKYFYLASINSYFTFYLIDKFHLPVQAAQVHLFVFLAAVAAGTVIGGPIGDRIGRKYVIWVSILGVAPFTLLLPYANLFWTGVLTVIIGVVLASAFSAILVYAQELIPGKVGMVAGLFFGFAFGMGGIGAAVLGQLADATSITYVYKVCSFLPLIGVLTVFLPDVEGKRAKA; this comes from the coding sequence ATGGAAACGAGCCTCGATAAAAGCGCCCTCGCCGGCGGAGCTGGAACAGGAACCGGCTCGGCCGCCGCCGCGCAGCCCGCCGCCAAAGCGCAGCGCACGGTGTACTCCGTGCTCGGCGCGATCAGCTTCTCGCATCTGCTCAACGACATGATCCAATCGTTGATCCTGGCGATCTACCCGATGCTGAAGGACAACTTCTCGCTGTCGTTCGGTCAGATCGGTCTGATCACGCTGACCTATCAGATCACTGCGTCGCTGCTGCAGCCGCTGGTCGGTAGTTATACGGACAAGCATCCGAAGCCGTATTCGCTGCCCGTCGGCATGGGCTTCACGCTCGCGGGTCTGCTGCTGATGTCGGTCGCGCCCAGCTTCGGCGTGCTGCTGGTGGCAGCCGCGCTGGTGGGCTGCGGTTCGTCGGTGTTTCATCCGGAGTCGTCGCGGGTCGCGCGCATGGCGTCGGGCGGCCGGCACGGGCTCGCGCAGTCGCTGTTCCAGGTGGGCGGCAATGCGGGTTCGTCGCTCGGGCCGCTGCTCGCCGCGTTGATCGTGATTCCGCACGGCCAGCGCAGCATCGCGTGGTTTTCGGTGGCCGCCCTCGTCGCGATCGTCGTGCTGACGCAGATCGGCCGCTGGTACAAGGCGCATCCGTCGGTGAAGAAAGCGCGCAGCGTCGCCGGTCACGCCACGCTGTCGCGCAACAAGGTCATGTTCGCGATGGGCGTGCTGATCCTGCTGGTGTTCTCGAAGTACTTCTATCTCGCCAGCATCAACAGCTACTTCACCTTCTATTTGATCGACAAGTTCCATCTGCCGGTGCAGGCCGCGCAGGTTCATCTGTTCGTGTTCCTCGCGGCCGTCGCGGCGGGCACGGTGATCGGCGGTCCGATCGGCGACAGGATCGGCCGCAAGTATGTGATCTGGGTGTCGATTCTCGGCGTGGCGCCGTTCACGCTGCTGCTGCCGTACGCCAATCTGTTCTGGACCGGCGTGCTGACGGTGATCATCGGCGTGGTGCTCGCCTCGGCGTTCTCGGCGATCCTCGTGTATGCGCAGGAACTGATTCCCGGCAAGGTGGGCATGGTCGCGGGCCTGTTCTTCGGCTTCGCGTTCGGCATGGGCGGGATCGGCGCGGCGGTGCTCGGGCAACTAGCCGATGCCACCAGCATCACGTACGTCTATAAGGTCTGCTCGTTCCTGCCGCTGATCGGCGTGCTGACGGTGTTCCTGCCCGATGTGGAAGGCAAGCGCGCAAAGGCGTGA
- the tssF gene encoding type VI secretion system baseplate subunit TssF produces MTKPHRSLTDPELLDYYTGELLYMRELAQEFAEQHPKVAKRLGMHAGETADPYVERLLQASSFVTARMRMRLDTAFPELMQPLLETVYPNYVRQTPSISVARLYPGHESGHLGQGFLIPRGTAFTSRPPEGEKTPCVFRSSQDVTVYPLRINLARVTLVPSDIPSLDFYVPDGQPVHGALRLTLETTNGTSIASLGELARLPVYLTGDERTASHLFELLHTSSVATVMAAPGRFTEGRLYGVTRGAVVHEGLDPQQAVLPDVPRSLHGHGLVQEYFACPARFWFFALTGLAQGLRAVEGNAIEIVILLNRAPGALLDAVDASHVALFCTPVINLFPWRTKHLEIDPEDSAPQRLVPVPDAPADFDLRSVDVAHGQVSEDDSDDVRFKPWDGSFEERDASAGHYFSLRRELCRNTGSERQYGTRRPFTETQTFISLVNGEGRSNESRIRSLSLDAWLTNRDLPSLLDCNGRDDLTLDGSKPVASVGLVRAPSAPKSPLARHDLAWQLMSQLNLNYGMFDDRCGDHDIEPHSGDGVRRRLRLYVTPDAGVLARQVECLLSATATPVNRKLPGDGPFVFGRCIECCFTFDESGFDGVSPYTLALVLEHYVARHVSTHSFTTTVLYSKQRGRIASWPPRRGTRGVF; encoded by the coding sequence ATGACCAAGCCGCATCGATCTCTTACAGACCCGGAACTGCTCGACTACTACACGGGCGAACTGCTCTATATGCGGGAACTGGCGCAGGAGTTCGCGGAACAGCATCCAAAGGTGGCAAAGCGCCTCGGCATGCATGCAGGCGAGACGGCTGATCCCTACGTCGAGCGGTTGCTCCAGGCGTCGTCGTTCGTGACCGCACGCATGCGGATGCGCCTTGATACGGCGTTTCCCGAACTGATGCAGCCGCTGCTGGAGACGGTTTATCCGAACTATGTCCGGCAGACTCCGTCTATCAGCGTGGCCCGCCTGTACCCGGGTCACGAAAGCGGCCACCTCGGCCAGGGATTTCTTATTCCGCGCGGCACGGCCTTTACATCACGCCCGCCTGAGGGGGAGAAAACACCGTGCGTGTTCCGCAGCAGCCAGGACGTGACAGTCTATCCGCTGCGAATCAATCTTGCGCGGGTCACGCTGGTTCCATCCGACATACCCTCCCTTGACTTCTACGTGCCGGACGGCCAGCCGGTGCATGGCGCGTTGCGCCTCACGCTGGAAACGACCAACGGTACCTCAATTGCCAGTCTCGGGGAGCTGGCGCGGCTCCCGGTGTATCTCACCGGCGATGAGCGCACCGCATCGCACCTGTTCGAACTGCTCCACACTTCGAGCGTCGCTACCGTCATGGCGGCGCCAGGTCGGTTCACGGAGGGACGGCTGTACGGAGTGACGCGTGGTGCGGTCGTTCACGAGGGACTTGACCCGCAGCAGGCGGTGCTGCCCGACGTGCCGCGCAGCCTGCACGGACATGGTCTCGTGCAGGAATACTTCGCGTGTCCGGCGCGCTTCTGGTTTTTTGCGCTGACGGGGCTGGCGCAGGGCCTGAGGGCAGTCGAGGGGAATGCCATCGAAATCGTCATCCTGCTCAACCGCGCGCCCGGGGCGCTGCTAGACGCGGTGGATGCGTCACATGTTGCGCTCTTTTGCACACCCGTCATCAACCTGTTTCCCTGGCGCACGAAGCATCTCGAAATCGACCCGGAGGATAGCGCTCCCCAGCGGCTTGTGCCGGTGCCGGACGCGCCTGCCGACTTCGATCTGCGATCGGTCGATGTCGCGCATGGCCAGGTTTCGGAGGACGACAGCGATGACGTGCGGTTCAAGCCTTGGGACGGATCGTTTGAAGAGCGCGACGCCAGCGCAGGACATTACTTCTCTCTGCGCCGCGAGTTGTGCCGAAACACGGGCAGCGAGCGGCAGTACGGCACACGCCGCCCCTTCACCGAAACGCAGACGTTCATCTCGCTCGTGAATGGCGAGGGCCGGTCCAATGAAAGCCGCATCCGTTCCCTGTCGCTCGATGCGTGGCTCACCAACCGCGACCTGCCCTCGCTGCTCGACTGCAATGGCCGGGACGACCTCACGCTCGACGGATCGAAGCCGGTGGCCAGCGTGGGACTGGTGCGTGCACCGTCAGCGCCGAAGTCGCCCCTCGCCCGCCACGATCTCGCCTGGCAACTGATGAGCCAGTTAAATCTCAATTATGGAATGTTCGACGACCGATGCGGCGATCACGACATCGAGCCACATTCCGGCGACGGAGTACGTCGCCGCCTGCGGCTCTATGTGACGCCGGATGCGGGTGTTCTGGCGCGGCAAGTCGAGTGCCTGTTGAGCGCCACGGCGACGCCGGTCAACCGTAAGTTGCCGGGCGACGGCCCATTCGTTTTCGGACGCTGCATTGAGTGCTGCTTCACCTTCGATGAAAGCGGTTTCGATGGCGTGAGCCCCTACACCCTCGCGCTGGTGCTGGAGCACTACGTCGCGCGGCATGTCTCCACGCACTCGTTCACGACCACCGTGCTGTATTCAAAGCAGCGTGGCCGCATCGCGAGCTGGCCACCGCGACGGGGCACGCGCGGCGTGTTCTGA
- a CDS encoding SBBP repeat-containing protein: protein MTTLATGLTTASNAIAVDKQGNVYTAGSRVIYRRPANGSIASYPFTATSDFITSMTRDSAGNLFVGTRGVGAQILKITFL from the coding sequence GTGACGACGCTGGCGACCGGACTAACGACTGCCAGCAATGCAATCGCGGTCGACAAACAAGGAAACGTCTACACCGCCGGTTCGCGAGTCATTTATCGGCGTCCCGCGAATGGCAGCATCGCGTCCTACCCATTCACCGCCACGTCCGACTTCATTACGTCCATGACCAGGGACAGCGCCGGAAATCTGTTCGTCGGCACACGCGGGGTTGGTGCGCAGATTTTGAAGATCACATTCTTATAG
- a CDS encoding efflux RND transporter periplasmic adaptor subunit has translation MTIRNLVGFVATAVIFIVAILIGRVLWVHYMDEPWTRDGRVRAEIVNVAPDVSGAVVDLPVKDNQLVKKGDLLMQIDPSHYQIAVEQAQAAVAARKAELQMKRDDAQRRADMDALVVSKESRENATHTASAAEASYQQALAALDAAKLNLERTRVVSPVDGYVTNLSVFRGDYATAGAAKLAIVDSHSFWVYGYFEETKLPHVRVGDKAEVRLMSGGTLQGHVESISRGIYDRDNPESRELLADVNPTFNWVRLAQRVPVRVRIDSVPDDVVLAAGITCTVVVMPAGGKVAG, from the coding sequence ATGACCATCCGAAATCTTGTGGGCTTCGTCGCGACAGCCGTTATTTTTATCGTCGCGATTTTGATTGGACGCGTGCTGTGGGTTCATTACATGGACGAACCGTGGACGCGCGATGGACGCGTGCGCGCCGAGATCGTGAATGTCGCGCCGGATGTTTCTGGCGCGGTTGTCGATCTGCCTGTGAAAGACAATCAATTGGTGAAGAAAGGCGATCTATTGATGCAGATCGATCCGTCGCATTATCAGATTGCGGTTGAGCAGGCGCAGGCTGCGGTGGCGGCGCGAAAGGCCGAGTTGCAGATGAAGCGCGATGATGCGCAGCGGCGCGCGGATATGGATGCGCTGGTTGTGTCTAAAGAGAGTCGTGAGAATGCGACTCATACGGCTTCGGCTGCGGAGGCTTCTTATCAGCAGGCTTTGGCTGCTCTGGATGCGGCTAAGTTGAATCTCGAGCGGACGCGGGTGGTGTCGCCGGTTGATGGGTATGTCACTAATCTCAGCGTGTTTCGGGGGGATTATGCGACTGCTGGCGCCGCCAAGCTGGCGATTGTCGATAGTCACTCGTTCTGGGTTTATGGGTATTTTGAGGAGACCAAGCTGCCTCATGTTCGGGTCGGGGACAAGGCCGAAGTTCGGTTGATGAGTGGTGGCACCCTGCAAGGGCACGTCGAGAGTATTTCTCGTGGGATCTATGATCGGGATAATCCGGAGAGCCGGGAGTTGCTGGCTGATGTGAATCCTACTTTTAATTGGGTTCGGTTGGCGCAGCGCGTTCCTGTGAGGGTTAGGATAGATTCGGTGCCCGATGATGTTGTGCTTGCTGCTGGGATTACCTGTACTGTTGTTGTTATGCCGGCAGGTGGGAAGGTTGCTGGGTGA
- a CDS encoding DUF2515 family protein yields the protein MAENLTATATTNPQPNTCVDAQCSCDVIWSLAQQFAMRQIVTHAPVHNHMPDYREDDPQVSGTQLEKEAPAFVTDPEVRARRIAAAYARVFLEDFHLGAKGGSKGNFVGRFYWLGLGAFASKQVAATLALWRVKYGARWSELRAGLGRGNLWLFNDVLPWFYGYAAGADTFEKCAQSRDSRNFVDQVATNFTRQKSHAESIDKIPCEIDGDTGLKKFRLGYLRHTSLVGDGFAAVNQWEKAADKARPAIAFSHLLAIAKHEQGEVLQGLIYDEPAFQRWLNMQRVALSASDDTAIHSSMEAMRYGLSDGSDIALSLLLRALVPNLQLVLTSGDTTDDAEFQSNAPDRLVLQDYQKRMDWIQKAAMKYHGLMQGDRRETMIGYLKDIRNWGDRPDNS from the coding sequence TTGGCAGAGAATCTGACAGCGACCGCCACGACAAATCCACAGCCGAATACTTGTGTCGACGCGCAGTGCAGTTGCGATGTCATCTGGTCGCTTGCGCAGCAGTTTGCGATGCGGCAGATCGTGACACATGCGCCGGTCCACAATCACATGCCAGACTACCGCGAGGACGACCCACAGGTTTCAGGTACGCAGCTTGAGAAGGAAGCGCCAGCGTTTGTTACCGACCCGGAGGTACGGGCAAGACGCATTGCCGCAGCTTATGCACGCGTGTTTCTTGAAGATTTTCACCTGGGCGCCAAGGGCGGCAGCAAGGGCAATTTTGTTGGCCGCTTTTACTGGCTAGGTTTGGGTGCGTTCGCGTCCAAGCAGGTTGCGGCGACGCTCGCGCTATGGCGTGTCAAATACGGCGCACGATGGTCCGAGTTGCGCGCGGGCTTGGGCCGGGGCAATCTTTGGCTCTTCAACGACGTGCTGCCATGGTTCTATGGCTATGCCGCCGGAGCTGACACCTTCGAAAAATGTGCACAGTCACGCGACAGCAGGAATTTTGTCGATCAGGTCGCGACTAATTTCACAAGACAAAAGAGTCATGCTGAATCGATCGACAAAATTCCCTGCGAAATTGATGGCGACACCGGACTGAAGAAATTCAGGCTGGGATATCTCAGGCACACCTCGCTGGTTGGTGACGGGTTTGCTGCTGTAAATCAATGGGAGAAAGCGGCCGACAAAGCTCGTCCTGCCATCGCCTTTTCCCATTTGCTAGCCATTGCCAAGCACGAACAAGGAGAGGTGTTGCAGGGTCTGATATATGACGAACCGGCGTTTCAACGATGGCTCAACATGCAGCGAGTGGCGCTGTCGGCCTCTGACGACACAGCGATCCATTCTTCGATGGAAGCAATGCGATACGGTCTGTCGGACGGCTCAGATATTGCGCTATCGCTCCTTCTTCGAGCCTTGGTGCCAAATCTCCAACTGGTACTTACATCAGGCGATACAACGGACGATGCCGAATTCCAATCCAATGCTCCAGACAGACTGGTTTTGCAGGATTACCAGAAACGAATGGACTGGATTCAGAAGGCTGCAATGAAATATCACGGACTGATGCAAGGTGACAGGCGGGAAACCATGATCGGCTATCTCAAAGATATTCGGAACTGGGGCGATAGGCCGGATAATTCATGA
- a CDS encoding DUF1656 domain-containing protein: MPRDIAVFDAYVPAIVLLFIAGAALTWVLDRVIAYTGVYRVVWHPSLFRASLLVCVCGVLGLAVYR; this comes from the coding sequence ATGCCACGTGATATCGCCGTTTTCGACGCCTACGTGCCGGCCATCGTGCTGCTGTTCATCGCGGGCGCCGCGCTTACCTGGGTGCTGGACCGCGTGATTGCCTATACGGGCGTGTATCGCGTGGTGTGGCATCCGTCCTTGTTCCGGGCCAGCTTGCTCGTGTGTGTGTGCGGCGTGCTGGGTCTCGCCGTTTATCGTTGA
- a CDS encoding PAAR domain-containing protein, whose amino-acid sequence MNVGDTTSHGGEVISGSLSSTWGREEISIARKGDLVTSRKFAPYTFVIAEGREGSADRDGARSAAGRMSPLSLTPNARDH is encoded by the coding sequence ATGAACGTGGGTGATACGACGAGTCATGGAGGCGAGGTCATATCCGGCAGCCTCTCTTCAACATGGGGGCGCGAGGAAATTTCGATTGCGCGCAAGGGTGATCTGGTGACCAGCCGAAAGTTTGCGCCCTACACGTTCGTCATTGCCGAAGGGCGGGAAGGTAGCGCGGACCGCGACGGCGCGCGCAGCGCCGCCGGAAGAATGAGCCCTTTGTCACTGACGCCGAATGCGCGAGATCACTGA
- a CDS encoding type VI secretion system Vgr family protein, with product MSSWIDPSRTLEIVSAGLPKWQAECLFTVSRVKGTEKLGKLYDYTVEVATKEHASLSVHEAQALVKVDELVGRQVTVRIAIEGSGTWQVGRNGTAPLVNVGADVREITGLIVSAQCVGADTRRAFYRLRIRPWLWLATLNQDSRLFQDKTVKEISELILKKYPFPYELRLSGLGFGRQYPKRDYQRMYWESDWGYLNRLWQEWGITFFYEGLRLVLCDSTSAYRKHGPAYETLRYLERGGQRIDEEHIHQFEIARALTTGKVSVTDYDYTQSRADLAAKDSDYRERANDNIEHYAWGDYSQPLAGAMGTAAQPNEVDFEGEHLARVRLEAKRAKSLRGKGRGNMRGLRVGHTFHLEGYPLAPGDGEYLVVSTKIEIVNNDTVSNQGALQRNYTCDTQFTVQPASTYFRTPQKAKKPRSQGEVAVVTGYSSSKIWTDKYGRAKVSFPWDREGKQDQDSSCWVRVSSPWQGASYGAIYIPRVGHEVVIGYHDNDPDKPYIAGRHVNQFHEPPWPLPANQALSGWLSEDLEGPATNSVVTDDTPGKLQVQVASDHAQSRLVVGSNTRIDRRKGRSEARGEGFELATDAHGVARANGSLLITTESRSGARAPALDRGETVQRLVEAAEQHDVLAAAAVQAGAQVSQDRSALGQSLKALGTEIGDAGHDGLGCPSKPHLVLAAAADIAATATSNAHVHGGKNIALTSGKHTSISTGGSLFAAARNAVRLFAYQFGIRIISYAEDINISALRKNLNLLAKLDITQSANRITIKATEEVMLHGGDSYISLKNGKIKVGGGVYEVNAEVKNLPPKPMGVSADGLPDVQANDQMFRTLSPTGQPLPGVDYRLTTQSGGHIFRTDSRGTSPALNTAEQESATFQLHWDEFSAARENSSV from the coding sequence ATGTCATCATGGATTGACCCGTCCCGCACGCTGGAGATTGTCAGCGCGGGCCTGCCGAAGTGGCAGGCCGAATGCCTTTTTACGGTGTCGCGCGTGAAGGGCACCGAAAAGCTCGGCAAACTCTACGACTACACGGTCGAAGTTGCGACGAAGGAGCATGCCAGTCTGAGCGTGCATGAGGCGCAGGCGCTGGTCAAAGTGGATGAGCTCGTCGGCAGGCAAGTGACGGTCAGGATTGCTATTGAAGGAAGCGGCACCTGGCAGGTCGGTCGAAATGGCACGGCCCCGTTGGTGAACGTTGGCGCGGATGTACGCGAGATCACCGGCCTGATCGTCTCGGCGCAGTGCGTTGGGGCCGATACGCGGCGGGCGTTCTACCGGTTGCGGATTCGCCCGTGGCTGTGGCTCGCGACCTTGAACCAGGATTCAAGACTCTTCCAAGACAAGACCGTCAAGGAAATATCCGAACTGATCCTGAAGAAGTATCCATTCCCCTACGAACTGCGCCTGTCGGGTCTTGGATTTGGGCGGCAATATCCGAAACGCGACTACCAGCGGATGTACTGGGAGTCAGACTGGGGCTATCTGAATCGGCTATGGCAGGAATGGGGCATCACGTTCTTTTACGAGGGTTTGAGACTGGTCCTGTGCGATTCCACCAGCGCATACAGAAAGCACGGCCCCGCATACGAAACGCTGCGTTATCTGGAGCGCGGTGGCCAGCGCATCGACGAGGAACATATTCACCAGTTCGAGATTGCGCGCGCCCTGACCACGGGCAAGGTGAGCGTGACCGACTACGACTATACGCAGTCGCGTGCGGACCTGGCCGCGAAGGATTCGGACTACCGCGAGCGCGCGAATGACAATATCGAGCACTATGCCTGGGGGGATTACTCTCAGCCGCTGGCGGGCGCGATGGGAACCGCGGCGCAGCCCAATGAAGTCGATTTCGAGGGTGAACATCTCGCCCGCGTGCGGCTCGAGGCGAAGCGTGCAAAGAGCCTGCGTGGCAAGGGGCGCGGCAACATGCGCGGGCTGAGGGTAGGCCACACGTTCCACCTGGAAGGCTATCCGCTCGCACCGGGCGATGGCGAATACCTCGTCGTCTCCACGAAGATCGAGATCGTCAACAACGATACGGTGTCGAACCAGGGCGCACTGCAACGCAACTACACCTGCGATACGCAATTTACGGTGCAACCCGCCAGCACGTATTTCCGTACACCGCAGAAGGCGAAGAAGCCGCGCTCGCAAGGCGAGGTAGCGGTCGTGACAGGCTATTCCTCGTCAAAAATCTGGACTGACAAGTATGGTCGGGCGAAAGTCTCGTTTCCTTGGGACCGCGAGGGCAAGCAGGACCAGGATTCAAGTTGCTGGGTGCGGGTCTCCTCGCCGTGGCAGGGCGCGAGCTACGGCGCGATCTATATCCCGCGGGTTGGCCACGAGGTCGTCATCGGCTATCACGATAACGACCCGGACAAGCCCTATATTGCGGGCCGGCACGTGAACCAGTTCCACGAGCCGCCTTGGCCGCTGCCCGCCAACCAGGCGCTTTCGGGCTGGCTGAGCGAGGACCTGGAGGGGCCGGCGACGAACAGCGTCGTCACGGACGACACACCTGGCAAGCTCCAGGTACAGGTGGCGAGCGACCACGCGCAGTCGCGCCTGGTAGTCGGCAGCAATACGCGCATTGACCGGCGCAAGGGGCGTAGCGAAGCACGTGGCGAGGGATTTGAACTGGCCACCGATGCGCACGGCGTTGCGCGGGCGAACGGGAGCCTGCTAATTACCACCGAATCCCGCAGCGGTGCGCGGGCGCCGGCGCTGGATCGCGGTGAGACGGTGCAGCGTCTGGTCGAGGCAGCGGAGCAGCATGACGTGCTGGCGGCAGCGGCTGTTCAGGCGGGTGCGCAAGTGTCGCAGGATCGTAGCGCCCTGGGTCAGTCTCTGAAGGCGTTGGGGACGGAAATTGGTGACGCCGGCCACGATGGGCTGGGATGCCCATCGAAGCCGCATCTGGTGCTTGCCGCCGCCGCCGACATTGCCGCGACCGCGACCAGTAATGCCCATGTGCACGGCGGCAAGAATATCGCCTTGACGAGCGGCAAGCATACGAGCATCAGCACAGGAGGCAGCCTGTTCGCCGCAGCACGCAATGCGGTCAGGCTGTTCGCCTACCAGTTTGGCATCCGCATTATTTCGTATGCCGAGGACATCAATATTTCCGCGCTGAGAAAGAACCTGAATCTGCTGGCAAAACTCGACATTACCCAAAGTGCAAACCGCATCACGATCAAGGCAACGGAAGAAGTGATGCTTCACGGTGGCGACAGCTATATCAGCCTGAAGAACGGCAAGATCAAGGTGGGTGGCGGTGTCTACGAGGTGAACGCCGAGGTGAAAAACCTGCCTCCGAAGCCGATGGGGGTGAGCGCGGATGGACTGCCCGACGTGCAGGCGAACGACCAGATGTTCCGTACGCTCTCACCAACCGGTCAACCACTTCCTGGCGTGGACTACCGGCTCACTACGCAATCGGGCGGACATATTTTCAGAACGGATAGTCGCGGAACTTCACCGGCCCTGAATACCGCGGAGCAGGAAAGCGCAACGTTCCAGTTGCACTGGGATGAGTTTTCCGCCGCTCGTGAAAATTCCAGTGTGTAA